In the genome of Qipengyuania seohaensis, one region contains:
- a CDS encoding DUF2306 domain-containing protein: protein MTAHFANSQSKPAGFDLDQMTRRMVVAIGGAMTAICLYAIGRALLGMTPDLPHLKNIALVIHITTVIPCLPLGMYLLLARKGTARHKQLGKMWVALMVITATSTIFLYEDFRFSWIHIFVPITYRAAWLIVSTARKGDIVRHRKEIIGLFFGALMIPGIAAVAIPDRLMNVMIFG from the coding sequence ATGACCGCCCATTTCGCCAACTCGCAATCCAAACCAGCTGGCTTCGACCTCGACCAGATGACCCGCCGGATGGTGGTGGCAATTGGCGGCGCAATGACCGCGATCTGCCTCTACGCCATCGGGCGTGCTCTGCTGGGGATGACGCCGGACCTGCCGCATCTCAAGAACATCGCACTGGTCATCCATATCACGACAGTCATTCCTTGCCTTCCGCTCGGAATGTACCTGCTGTTGGCGCGCAAGGGTACAGCGCGGCACAAGCAGCTCGGTAAGATGTGGGTAGCGCTTATGGTCATCACCGCGACGTCCACGATCTTCCTCTACGAGGATTTCCGCTTCTCGTGGATCCACATCTTCGTGCCGATCACATACCGCGCAGCGTGGTTGATCGTCAGCACGGCGCGCAAGGGCGACATCGTCCGCCATCGCAAGGAGATTATCGGCCTCTTCTTCGGCGCGCTGATGATTCCTGGTATCGCCGCTGTCGCGATCCCCGACCGTCTGATGAATGTAATGATTTTCGGCTAG
- a CDS encoding LytTR family DNA-binding domain-containing protein produces MAHAELTERQARLRKLLIDLAAMGAIGVVLALIGPFGSFREPLALRLIVWVGFAYVGYALYAPIDGVAQRIAPALALPVWALRIAGVLLASAFMSVLVWVLPQLPGTIRVPSLSAAMAHYFYVTVVGGMITALFTLGQRGTGGAPSPPVPVAAAPAPETGPSRFFDRLPVHLGTDLLALEMEDHYVRAHTGLGSELVLMRLGDAITELDEIEGLQTHRSWWVARDAVEEVKRDGRNLRLVLSSGLEAPVSRNRANDLKAAGWL; encoded by the coding sequence ATGGCACACGCTGAACTCACTGAGCGTCAAGCGCGCCTGCGTAAGCTTCTGATCGATCTCGCCGCAATGGGCGCCATTGGCGTCGTTCTTGCCTTGATCGGACCGTTTGGAAGCTTCCGCGAGCCGTTGGCGCTGCGTCTCATTGTCTGGGTCGGCTTCGCTTATGTCGGTTATGCGCTCTATGCCCCCATTGACGGCGTCGCGCAGCGGATCGCACCGGCGCTGGCGCTGCCTGTCTGGGCCTTGCGGATCGCAGGGGTCTTGCTCGCCTCCGCTTTCATGTCGGTACTCGTATGGGTGCTGCCCCAGCTACCCGGTACCATACGCGTGCCTTCACTCTCCGCAGCCATGGCGCATTATTTCTACGTAACCGTCGTAGGAGGAATGATCACCGCCCTCTTTACTCTTGGCCAGCGAGGCACTGGAGGTGCGCCGTCGCCGCCAGTCCCGGTGGCTGCAGCGCCAGCGCCGGAGACTGGACCTTCGCGCTTCTTCGACCGCTTGCCGGTCCACCTGGGGACCGACCTGCTCGCGTTGGAAATGGAGGACCACTACGTCCGCGCGCATACTGGTCTTGGCAGCGAACTGGTCCTCATGCGTCTGGGCGATGCCATAACAGAACTGGACGAGATCGAAGGCCTGCAGACACATCGCAGCTGGTGGGTTGCCCGTGATGCCGTGGAGGAGGTCAAGCGTGATGGGCGCAACCTCCGGCTGGTGCTCAGCAGCGGGCTCGAAGCACCGGTGTCGCGTAACCGCGCAAACGATCTCAAGGCAGCCGGCTGGCTGTAG
- a CDS encoding aspartate kinase: protein MARIVMKFGGTSMAGTERIRRVANLVRKQAAGGNQVAVVVSAMAGETDRLVNFCREANPLYDPAEYDVVVASGEQVTSGLLALTLQSLGCDARSWLGWQLPVRTIEAHAKARVEAIDGEALTSAMEAGQIAVIPGFQGVSEDGRITTMGRGGSDTSAVAIAAAVQADRCDIYTDVDGVYTTDPRIVAKARKLKAVTYEEMLELASVGAKVLQTRSVGLAMKEGVRVQVLSSFVGDDAIPADELPGTMIVSEEEMNILVEKGEMERQHVTGIAHDKNEAKIILTRVPDKPGAVAHIFDPLAKAAINVDMIIQNVGRDKGETDVTFTVPQADLARAQALLEDKRDDIGFNRLITDSKIAKISVVGVGMKSHAGVASTMFKALADRGINIQAITTSEIKVSVLIDEDETELAVRVLHTAYGLDANDEAA, encoded by the coding sequence TTGGCCCGTATCGTGATGAAATTCGGCGGCACCTCGATGGCGGGGACGGAGCGCATCAGGCGCGTCGCCAACCTCGTGCGCAAACAGGCTGCCGGTGGCAACCAGGTCGCCGTGGTCGTCAGCGCGATGGCGGGCGAGACCGACCGTCTCGTCAACTTCTGCCGTGAAGCGAACCCCCTCTACGACCCTGCCGAATACGACGTCGTCGTTGCCAGCGGCGAACAGGTGACGAGCGGACTGCTCGCTCTCACCCTGCAATCGCTCGGCTGCGACGCCCGCAGCTGGCTCGGCTGGCAGCTTCCGGTCCGCACCATCGAAGCGCATGCGAAGGCGAGGGTTGAAGCGATCGATGGCGAAGCTCTCACTTCGGCGATGGAAGCCGGACAGATTGCCGTCATCCCGGGTTTCCAGGGGGTTTCGGAAGACGGCCGTATCACGACCATGGGCCGCGGCGGATCGGACACCAGCGCAGTCGCGATCGCCGCTGCAGTCCAGGCTGACCGGTGCGATATCTATACCGATGTCGACGGCGTCTACACGACCGATCCGAGGATCGTGGCCAAGGCTCGCAAGCTCAAGGCCGTGACCTATGAAGAAATGCTCGAGCTGGCGAGCGTGGGGGCCAAGGTCCTCCAGACCCGCAGCGTCGGCCTGGCGATGAAGGAGGGCGTGCGCGTGCAGGTCCTCTCCAGCTTCGTGGGCGACGACGCCATCCCGGCAGACGAACTCCCCGGCACGATGATCGTGTCGGAAGAGGAAATGAATATCTTGGTGGAGAAGGGCGAAATGGAACGCCAGCACGTAACCGGCATCGCGCATGACAAGAACGAGGCCAAGATCATCCTCACCCGCGTTCCCGACAAGCCGGGCGCGGTGGCGCATATCTTCGATCCGCTGGCCAAGGCGGCGATCAATGTCGACATGATCATCCAGAACGTGGGCCGCGACAAGGGTGAGACCGACGTGACTTTCACCGTCCCGCAGGCCGACCTTGCAAGGGCTCAGGCGCTGCTGGAAGACAAGCGCGATGACATCGGGTTCAACCGGCTCATCACCGACAGCAAGATCGCCAAGATCAGCGTCGTGGGTGTAGGGATGAAAAGCCACGCCGGCGTCGCCAGCACCATGTTCAAGGCGCTCGCGGATCGCGGGATCAACATCCAGGCGATCACGACTTCGGAGATCAAGGTCAGCGTGCTTATCGATGAAGACGAGACCGAACTGGCCGTGCGCGTGCTGCACACCGCCTATGGTCTGGATGCCAACGACGAGGCTGCGTGA
- the purT gene encoding formate-dependent phosphoribosylglycinamide formyltransferase: protein MSHTAKILLLGSGELGREFVISAKRLGAYVVACDAYDDAPAMQLADAREVFSMLDGEKLRDAAERHRPDYIVPEIEAIRTSVLAELEEEGFNVVPSARAAQLTMNRDAIRDLAAHDLGLVTSKYRYAKNLDEVRAAARHTGFPCVIKPVMSSSGKGQSTVRDDDGLEPAWDYACANMRGDRSRVIVEQFVDFDYEITLLTIRHKDGVSFCPPIGHRQERGDYQESWQPTPMSDAAIAKAQDMARTVVDELGGNGLFGVEFFVKGEEVIFSELSPRPHDTGMVTLVSQNLTEFDLHARAIMGLPVPAALRARPSASAVILADKDSEHLSYEGLADALAEDGTDLRIFAKPTSRPYRRMGVALATAGDTEEARRKARDAAHKVRIVYGD from the coding sequence ATGAGCCATACCGCAAAGATCCTCCTTCTCGGCTCCGGGGAACTGGGCCGTGAATTCGTCATCTCCGCCAAGCGCCTCGGGGCCTATGTCGTGGCCTGCGATGCCTATGACGATGCACCCGCGATGCAACTGGCAGATGCGCGCGAGGTCTTCTCGATGCTCGATGGCGAGAAGCTGCGCGACGCGGCCGAGAGGCACCGGCCGGATTACATCGTCCCCGAGATCGAGGCCATTCGCACTTCGGTCCTTGCCGAACTTGAGGAAGAGGGTTTCAACGTCGTTCCCTCGGCAAGGGCGGCGCAGCTGACCATGAACCGCGATGCGATCCGCGACCTCGCGGCGCACGATCTCGGTCTCGTGACCTCGAAATACCGCTATGCGAAGAACCTCGACGAGGTGCGCGCAGCGGCAAGGCACACGGGCTTTCCCTGTGTCATCAAGCCGGTGATGTCGTCATCCGGCAAGGGCCAGAGCACGGTCCGCGACGACGATGGGCTCGAGCCGGCCTGGGATTACGCCTGCGCCAATATGCGCGGCGACCGCAGCCGCGTTATCGTCGAGCAGTTCGTCGACTTTGATTACGAGATCACTCTCCTGACCATCCGTCACAAGGATGGCGTGAGCTTCTGCCCGCCGATCGGCCACCGGCAAGAGCGCGGGGATTACCAGGAGAGCTGGCAACCCACGCCGATGAGCGACGCGGCAATCGCCAAGGCTCAGGACATGGCGCGCACCGTGGTCGACGAGCTGGGTGGTAACGGCCTGTTCGGGGTGGAGTTCTTCGTTAAGGGCGAGGAAGTGATCTTCTCCGAACTCAGTCCCCGTCCGCATGACACGGGAATGGTGACCCTGGTCAGCCAGAACCTGACAGAGTTCGACCTCCACGCACGGGCCATTATGGGATTGCCGGTGCCCGCTGCCTTGCGCGCTCGCCCGTCGGCCAGCGCGGTAATCCTGGCGGACAAGGATAGCGAGCACCTGTCCTACGAAGGGCTGGCGGACGCCTTGGCCGAAGACGGCACGGACCTGCGCATTTTCGCCAAGCCTACGAGCCGTCCATACCGCCGCATGGGCGTGGCGCTTGCGACCGCGGGCGACACCGAGGAAGCCCGCCGCAAGGCCCGCGACGCTGCCCACAAGGTCCGCATCGTCTACGGCGACTAG
- a CDS encoding NAD(P)H-dependent flavin oxidoreductase, whose product MTSHPKTDRLMQRGADFLGSETAILCGAMSWVSERNLVSAISNAGGFGVIACGAMTPELLETEIAETQKLTEKPFGVNLITMHPQLFDLIEVCDKAGVSHVVLAGGIPPKGSVEAIKGGANPAKVICFAPTLALAKKLLRSGADALVIEGMEAGGHIGPVSTSVLAQEMLPELAEEHIIFVAGGIGRGQAIAGYLEMGAAGVQLGTRFACASESIAHPNFKKAFFRANARDAVASVQVDARLPVIPVRALKNKGTEEFTAKQREVAGTLDREEIAMEEAQLQIEHYWAGALRRAVIDGDVENGSLMAGQSVGMLKAEEPVADIIDKLMAQSEEALSRR is encoded by the coding sequence ATGACTAGCCATCCCAAGACCGACCGCCTGATGCAGCGCGGCGCCGACTTCCTCGGATCCGAAACCGCCATCCTGTGCGGCGCTATGAGCTGGGTGTCGGAGCGGAACCTCGTTTCCGCCATATCGAACGCCGGTGGCTTCGGCGTTATTGCATGCGGTGCGATGACGCCCGAATTGCTCGAAACCGAGATTGCCGAGACGCAAAAGCTGACCGAGAAGCCGTTCGGCGTGAACCTCATCACCATGCACCCGCAACTCTTCGACCTGATCGAAGTGTGCGACAAGGCGGGGGTCAGCCATGTCGTGCTGGCCGGTGGCATTCCGCCCAAGGGCAGCGTGGAAGCGATCAAGGGCGGCGCCAACCCCGCCAAGGTGATCTGTTTCGCGCCGACGCTGGCGTTGGCGAAGAAGCTCCTGCGCTCGGGCGCGGACGCGCTCGTGATCGAGGGCATGGAAGCGGGTGGCCATATTGGTCCGGTATCGACCAGCGTACTGGCGCAGGAAATGCTGCCGGAACTGGCCGAAGAGCACATCATTTTCGTGGCAGGCGGCATCGGCCGGGGCCAGGCGATTGCGGGATATCTCGAAATGGGTGCGGCCGGCGTCCAGCTCGGCACTCGCTTCGCCTGTGCCAGCGAAAGCATCGCTCATCCCAATTTCAAGAAGGCTTTCTTCCGCGCCAATGCGCGTGACGCCGTGGCGAGTGTCCAGGTCGACGCACGCTTGCCGGTCATCCCGGTGAGAGCGCTGAAGAACAAGGGCACCGAAGAATTTACTGCCAAGCAGCGGGAAGTCGCCGGCACACTTGATCGCGAAGAAATCGCGATGGAAGAAGCACAACTGCAGATCGAACATTACTGGGCCGGTGCGCTGCGCCGTGCGGTCATCGATGGCGACGTGGAGAACGGAAGCCTTATGGCGGGCCAGTCGGTCGGAATGCTGAAGGCGGAAGAGCCTGTCGCGGACATCATCGACAAGCTCATGGCGCAGAGCGAAGAGGCTTTGTCGCGCAGGTGA
- a CDS encoding MarR family winged helix-turn-helix transcriptional regulator: protein MAALLSRIATGGQVQKFLENFSNEFGRSGVEVFTIEGRIIIHLLNNGSSRIKELLHASGSSYRGFYLAIERLKAKGVVTADIDPNDRRARLIRLNEIPEQLGLMEVQC from the coding sequence GTGGCGGCTTTACTGTCGCGAATCGCGACAGGCGGGCAAGTGCAGAAATTTTTAGAGAATTTTTCGAACGAGTTCGGTCGTTCGGGGGTCGAGGTTTTCACTATTGAGGGCAGGATTATTATCCATCTTCTCAATAATGGCAGCTCGCGCATCAAGGAACTGTTGCACGCCTCCGGCTCCTCGTATCGCGGATTCTACCTTGCGATCGAACGGCTCAAGGCCAAAGGTGTAGTGACCGCCGACATCGACCCGAACGACCGACGGGCGCGCCTGATCCGGCTCAATGAAATCCCCGAACAACTCGGCTTGATGGAGGTTCAGTGCTGA